TGATtctaaaaagtataaaaatagtcATTTATTTGATGCACcaagacatatatatgtatatatatgtcaagacacacatatatatatatatatatatacacacacacacacacacatatatatatatatatatatatatacatacacattccAAACTCCCAGGTACAGTCAGAATATTGATGCTAATAGCAAATCAGTTTCTTCAATCAAGAAAATCAACAATTTTTATACAATTCTTTCTAACATTATTTATCTTAGTCTTAAACTTCTTAAAGCTAAAATCTTAGAGTCCCCTGAATTATCTCTTTTCAATaaaatttcatttccttttctacATAAGAGATACACTCTTTCATTTATATAAAATGACATTATTATTAGCATGTGGTTTAAAAGCATCAAAATCCATAGTAATTTGCATAGAATACTTCAATAAGTTGTGGTTGAGTGAATCAACGAAACATTTAGCTCTTCAGAAATGTGTAAGAGCTCAATCTTCTGGCATGAGTGGGTTGATGAAACAGTATTCTCTCTTTCCACTCAAAGACATTCTTATCTTTAATCCCAGTCTGCCAGATTTGGGTTTGTAAAATTTTATTCACAAATCCCAATCCAGTCATCTCTTTTGTAGTTTATATAGTAGCTCAAAGAGGTAATTATAATGAAGACATATTGATTctgacataacacacacacacacacaatcagtgACTGCAGGCTGAAGCCCATCTTGGCACAGTAATATTCtagaaaaacataaataataatcTCCAATAAATTAAGTGACATACAGTACCAGAAATGTTAGATGACAATGAgatgtggaaaagaaaaaaaaatctttgggggAACTATTTAggaattgttttttaaatgataaaggaCATTCATTAGAACTGGAATATCATCTTCTTCCTGTCATGAACCCCcattgtccttttttcttttagccCTCTTAAGAGGAACTAAACAATAGTCCTGAGCTGAGGTTTTCCTGAAAACTTACAAAAAttcagacatgaaaatatagaCAGAGTCTAAGGAGAGATGAACTCAGATTTTAAGCCAGAAAATGAAAGTTAACTTATAATAGAGCTTCTCTtagtaaaatacataaaagaagaTAATAAAAGGAGTATGAAGTATCGGTAGTTTTCTCCAATATATCatgaccagagctgaacagtgctctggttaaaaaaaaaaaaaaaagtgtgatgtCCAATACATCACGAAAGATAAAATGGTAATATCAACAGAGTAGAAATAAACTTGCAGCATTTTGTCATCTTGTAACAGCATTAAAACATTCAGACATCATTGATTTTGGTCTTACTATAACATCCTAAGAGGAAAATTCAAGTAAAAAGGTATCAAATCATTTCCCATAGATTCACAGaaaagaatgaagatattttcctctaacttgaagaaaatatatcttTCAAATAGTGACATAAAGACCTTTACAAGTTTGATCTTTTTCTCCTTAGCAGATGTTAACAATCATAAGGAggttgatataaatattaaataagtcCAAAtagattatataaataaataaatattgccaATAGACTTCTACAGCTCAGTTGAACGTTCTTTGAGTAGTACTGCGGGATTGATGTCGTCAAGTTCAGAATGAGAAGAGCTTGCATTAATGGTGACAGTTTTGGTGAGCTGTGGATCTTGAACACTGAAGGTGGTAAAAGGGCAACCCTTCACATTATTGCAGATGAGGGACTGGATTGAGGCAGTATTTATGATTTTGAAGCCTACTTCTCCACCAAAAGTGCTAGGTTTCCAGTAGTCAGGAGAACAAATAGGATTACCCATAAGTCCTTTTAGGGAGAATGGCGCTCCAATTTCTACCATGGTCTCACCAAAGATGGCATCTGGTCGTGGTTTTTCTACCAGGAGAGCAGGATACAGCTCCATGGCATCAATGTCACCATAAGCTGCTTCCAACTCTGCAGCCATTTCCTTCTCTCCTGTGAAGACAATAAGGACAGAGAATCAATCAATGGAAAGCCTTTTGCTCAATTTACTTTCagcttctcagttttctacatctggcctttgattctttaaaaaaaaaaggggggggggcactgttTCTCACCTGTGAGTTCTTCAAATGATTTGTAGGGTTTCAGCAGAAAGCGTTTGCGGTACTCATTAAAAGACTGGTACTTCATCTGCCTGCTTTGGTCAATTGAGGCCTGTGCTACCTTTTGTATTGCAGGTGAaaggttcctaccaccagaaaccTGTGGGAAGATAAATTTAATTGTTAAACAAGATCTTTAGCTATATTAATGACTATACTTTAAAAGCATTTCTTGAGTCCAAAATAGGTAAGACTAATGCTCCCAACTGAGACctatgccattaaaaaaaaaaaaaaaagtgacccatCTATAAGACTTCTATAATCTACAAGATGACAAGAAGTTTTTGAAAACATCTTATTTTTAAAGTCTGAGTTCTTGGGTGGGAATAGataacataataattatgcaaagagacactgttgcccgaggctccaaagtttcacaTTTAAtcccccaacaccactataagctagagctgattgGTGtcctggttaaataaataaataaataaataaattctaactaCATATTGTTACTTGATAGCTATATAAAAAAGTTTAACAGACTTTTAAGTTAGGTGTCTTATTTCCAGAAAAGAATTATACTAGCAAAATCATTCAATACTCCTTTTttgtaagtttaaaaaaagataatttttttatggCAGTAATTGTGGTTAATGTTTAGTCCTTCGATTAGTTTGTTTCCAATAAAAATGCTTACCCTGCCAGCTCTTTGCCTGCTGAAAGATTCAACAAACTGGGTAAGTCCATGTTCCAGTAAGATGGAATTGTTGTAGAGGAACTGTTGGTAGTTGTATTCCTGGTTATCAATTTGAAGGGTGTCAGGCATAAGGGGATGCCAGTGATAAAGGGTGTTGAACTCAGAAGCAATGCGGTTTTGGTACTGGAATTGCTGGTTGAAAAGCAGCTCTGGATCAAACTTGAGCTTGAAGTTATAGCCACTCAAATGCTGTACATAGTCTTCAATCACAATCTTAATGGTTTCTCCTATTTGCCCAAAGTAGAGGATTAAGATATTCATTATTTTTGCTCCTAAATATTTGAGCAGCTGAAATGCTGCTGTCACTTTGATGTTCCTTAAtttctactttttcctttttactatGCAAACCAAAGGTCTGCCATATTACCAATCATACTCAAGGACTGAATTAATGGTGATCGTATGATTTTTATGATTTTGCATCAACTACATCCTACAATGTAGGATTGCAATTCAGCTTTCTTTCAGAATGCCACAAGACACAGAAAAGGCAATAAATTTGTTTTCTCTGGGAAGTAGACTTTTACTGAGACAATTTTATCTTGCTTACCTATTAGGATTAGCCTGCTGGTCTGGAACAAACGCTCATCATCCCATTCTGGATGCTCCTGTTTAAGCACATCACACACTCTGTTATGTTCCCGTAGCCAAATGATGGCATACATCATCAGGCCTGGCACCATGCCGAAGACCTCATGCCCCACAGCAAAGTGTAGGTGTTCTGGGATATGTGGTGGGTAGATCATGGAGACCTGAGTGTCTTTGACTGTGGGAGGGTACACTTCTCCATCAATTATCTAGAAGATAATAGAATAGTACCAACATTAATAAAGCACAAAGGTGAAAAttgtcatacatacatacatacatatatatcaatagtgaatcatatatatatatatatggagagacagagagaatgaaagagaccacagtactgaagcctcCATCAGTGAaactggggcgggggtgggggcacaggctgtatggcaaagcagca
Above is a genomic segment from Erinaceus europaeus chromosome 9, mEriEur2.1, whole genome shotgun sequence containing:
- the PTGS2 gene encoding prostaglandin G/H synthase 2 — translated: MRALAQLLCATLAASLSLSLAANPCCSNPCQNRGVCMSTGFDQYMCDCTRTGFYGENCSTPEFLTRIKLFLKPTPNTVHYILTHFKGVWNIVNNIPFLRNIIMRYVLTSRSHLIESPPTYNVHYGYKSWEAFSNLSYYTRALPPVADDCPTPMGVKGKKELPDSKEVVEKFLLRKKFIPDPQGTNMMFAFFAQHFTHQFFKTDHKKGPAFTKGLGHGVDLNHVYGETLDRQHKLRLFKDGKMKSQIIDGEVYPPTVKDTQVSMIYPPHIPEHLHFAVGHEVFGMVPGLMMYAIIWLREHNRVCDVLKQEHPEWDDERLFQTSRLILIGETIKIVIEDYVQHLSGYNFKLKFDPELLFNQQFQYQNRIASEFNTLYHWHPLMPDTLQIDNQEYNYQQFLYNNSILLEHGLTQFVESFSRQRAGRVSGGRNLSPAIQKVAQASIDQSRQMKYQSFNEYRKRFLLKPYKSFEELTGEKEMAAELEAAYGDIDAMELYPALLVEKPRPDAIFGETMVEIGAPFSLKGLMGNPICSPDYWKPSTFGGEVGFKIINTASIQSLICNNVKGCPFTTFSVQDPQLTKTVTINASSSHSELDDINPAVLLKERSTEL